The region GAATGGGAGCGCATGATTCAGGTGAATCTGCTGGGCACGTACTACGCCACGCGGGCCGCTCTGCCTTACATGGTGCGTCAGGGTAGCGGGAACATTATCAATATCGCCTCCACAGCAGGGGAGAAGGGCGCCGCGACAGCCTCTGCGTATGCGGCCTCAAAGGCCGGTGTCATCGCATTCACGGAAGCCCTCATGCCTGAAGTGCGCAAGCACAACGTCCGCGTCATCCTGATGAACCCGAGCACTGTCAACACGGACCTTGCGACGAGCCTTGGCCTGAAGATCGGCGAGGAAGACCGTATGTTGCAGGCGGAAGATGTTGCTCAGGTGCTTGTCGCGGCACTCAAGCTGCCCCAGAGGGCCCTGGTGCGCAACCTCTCGCTTCTGACCACCAATCCGCAGTAAGCACCGGGCGGTGCAGGCGGGCAGAACGTGTCCTGCATGGTCACGGCGTTTCCGGAAGCGCACTGCGCATGTCATTCCACATGTCTTCCTGAGCGTCCGGCGCAGTCACCAAGCGGCGCAAAGGTAATTTCTGGCAACCGTCACAAGTGGCCAGGCCATGAGTGACGCCTTTGGCGGGCTGGGTGTGGACGGCAAAATGATGATCCTGGGGATCGCTGACGGGCCGGTCGAAATCAATAGTGTGCAGGCCATTATGGGGCACCGGTCAGTGATGGGGTGGCCATCTCGGGTCGCGGCAGACTCACAGGACACCCTGGCGTTGAGTGCCCGAAGCGGCGGTGCGGCCACGGATCAAGGTTTATCCGCATGAACAGGCCTGGGAGGCGTATGCCCGGATGATGAGCGGCCAGGCCCGCTTCCGCGTGGTGCTGCGGCCCTGAGACCCTGCTGTCTGGACGACTCCTGGCATATGAATAGGCAGTTTTGAGGACTGGCGCCAGAGAAGTGCACGCTTCAGAGGCGGCATGCGTACTGAAGCCTACCCAGCGGCAGATCGTCAATGCAGGGGCAGTGGTAGGCTCCGCGTTGTGCTGCAGCCCGCGCCCCTGATCTTCCTGACCCGCCTCCAGCCGGCCGGACAGTACGCCCTCTTATTGCTGGGCCTGGGCCTTTATGGTCTGAGCCTGCGCATGATGCTCAATGCCGGAGTCGGCGTGGCGCCCTGGGACGTCTTTCATGTGGGCGTCACCCATTGGCTGCCGCTGACGGTCGGACAGGTCAGCATGGCCAGCGGTCTGCTGCTGGTGCTGTACACCTCGCTGAACCTGCGCGAGCGCTTTGGCCCCGGCACCCTGCTGAACGTCGTGCTGATCGGGCTGGTGATGGACCTGCTGGGCGGCGTGATTCCTTACCCGCAGCAACCGCTGTGGCAGTGGGCGCAGTTCCTGCTGGGCGTGCTGCTGGTCGGGCTGGCCACCGGGGCGTATGTGGGTGCTGGCCTGGGCGCCGGTCCCCGCGACAGCCTGATGCTGGGGCTGCACCGTCAGCGCGGCTGGTCGGTGGCGCGTATTCGAACCGGCGTGGAACTGGTGGTGCTGGCCGCTGGTCTGCTGCTGGGGGGCCCCTTCGGGTGGGGCACCCTGGTCTATGCGCTGGCGGCTGGCCCCAGCGTCAGTTTCGGCCTGGGTCTGTTTGGGCTTAAAGGCAAAAAGCAGGCCACGAGCAAGGAAAGGGCTTCCGAGCTCAGCCAGTAACCCAATAAGGTGCGGGTGACGGAGAAACCTCCGTCGCCCGCACTTCTGTACCTTGACTCCCTGCCTGAATCAGCCGTTAGAGCCTGCCCGCAGGCCGCTTTATTCCCACTCGATGGTGGCCGGCGGCTTGCCGGTGATGTCGTAGACCACGCGGTTGACCTCGTGCACCTGATTCACGATGCGGTTGCTCATGGTCGCCAGGAACTCGTAAGGCAGCCGGGCCCATTCGGCGGTCATGTAATCGTCGGTCGTCACGGCCCGCAGGGCAACCGTATAGCTGTAGGTGCGCTCGTCGCCCATCACGCCGACCGACTGAATGGGCGTCAGAACCGCCAGCGCCTGCGAGCAGCCGTCATACAGCCCGAACTCGCGCAGCCCGGAGATAAAGATGTCGTCCACCCGCTTGAGAATCTCGAGCTTTTCCTCGGTGACCTCACCCAGGCAGCGGATCGCCAGACCTGGCCCCGGGAAAGGATGACGCATGCGGATGTGGTCCGGTAATCCCAGCAGCTGGGCAATTTCACGCACCTCGTCCTTGAACAGGGTGCGGAACGGTTCGACCAGCTTGAATTTCAGGTCCTCGGGCAGGCCGCCGACATTGTGGTGACTCTTGATGTTGGCCGCGCCCGACTTGTCTCCGTGATGCCCGCCGGCCGACTCGATGACGTCGGGGTACAGCGTGCCCTGCGCCAGGAAGTCGAAGTCGCCCAGTTTGGCAGTCTCGCGCTCGAACGCCCGGATAAATTCACGGCCGATAATCTTGCGTTTCTGTTCAGGATCACTCACGCCGCGCAGCGAACCCAGGAACTCCTCGCGCGCATCCACGGTGACCAGATTGACGCCCAGCGGACGAAGCGCTGCTTCTACCTGCTCGCGTTCGCCCAGGCGCAGCAGGCCATGATCGATAAATACGGCTGTCAGGCGCTCACCCACAGCGCGGGCCAGCAACAGGGCCAGGGTGGAGCTGTCCACGCCGCCGCTGATGCCCAGCAGCACACGGCCACTGTCGCCCACCTGGTGCTGCACGTCCGCAATCAGCTCCTCGACGATGTGTGCCGCAGTCCAGTCGCGCTTGACGTCACAGATCTTCAGAAAGTTGGCCAGCAGCTGACCGCCCTTGGGTGTGTGTACGACCTCGGGGTGAAACTGCACACCGTAGCGCCGGGATACCGGGTTCTCGATCGCCGTGACAGGAGTGTCCTCGGTTTCGGCGACCACCTCGTAGCCCGCCGGCAGCTGAGTAACGCTGTCGCTGTGGCTCATCCAGGCAACAAATTCGCCCTGAATGCCCTCGAACAGCTGACCACCGTACCGGGTCAGGTCAGCCTTGCCGTACTCGCGCTTCCCGGCCCGTTTGACGTCGCCGCCCGCCTCATGGGCCAGAAACTGCATGCCGTAGCACACACCCAGAATAGGCACGTCCAACTCCAGCACTCCTGGGGCGGGTCTGGGCGCACGCTCGTCATACACACTGCTGGGACCACCGGAAAGTACGATGCCCTGGGGATTTTCCTGTCCGATGCGTTCCAGGGACGCAGTGCCGGGCAGGATGACCGAGTACGCGCCCAGTTCGCGAAACCGCCGCGCGATCAGGCGCGTGAATTGACTACCGAAATCCAGAATGACGACGCTCACACGTGTGATTGTCTCATGTCCTGCCGAAGTGGGCGTCCAAGCCGGACAGACGACCTCTGGCAGAAACAGATCAAAGCAGATCAGGTGGACTGACTCAACCTACTGGCCCAGGGCGATGTTGACCGGCGAGGTGCGCGGCACCGTCAGGTTGAGGGTCGCCGGGCTGTACCCGTCAGCCACAACCCGCAGGCGATACTGCCCGCGCACCGGAAAACGCACCACTCCCGGCGCTTTGCCCAGATCCTGTCCGGGGGTCAGATTGGCGTCTTCCGGCGCATTCACCACGAACAGCTCGGCCCCCTTTCCTGAGCCGCCCTGGACAGCGAAGCGCACATCACAGCACTTCGCAGCTG is a window of Deinococcus deserti VCD115 DNA encoding:
- a CDS encoding YczE/YyaS/YitT family protein, yielding MLQPAPLIFLTRLQPAGQYALLLLGLGLYGLSLRMMLNAGVGVAPWDVFHVGVTHWLPLTVGQVSMASGLLLVLYTSLNLRERFGPGTLLNVVLIGLVMDLLGGVIPYPQQPLWQWAQFLLGVLLVGLATGAYVGAGLGAGPRDSLMLGLHRQRGWSVARIRTGVELVVLAAGLLLGGPFGWGTLVYALAAGPSVSFGLGLFGLKGKKQATSKERASELSQ
- a CDS encoding 3-ketoacyl-ACP reductase, with the translated sequence MTDLTGKTAIVTGAGKGIGKAIALAFAQEGVHVGLIARDRKGLEALAEEISGQYKVKVGVAPVDVSDRAGVEAAVAQLAGELGSVDILVNNAGTAQFGSVLDMEPAEWERMIQVNLLGTYYATRAALPYMVRQGSGNIINIASTAGEKGAATASAYAASKAGVIAFTEALMPEVRKHNVRVILMNPSTVNTDLATSLGLKIGEEDRMLQAEDVAQVLVAALKLPQRALVRNLSLLTTNPQ
- the guaA gene encoding glutamine-hydrolyzing GMP synthase — translated: MSVVILDFGSQFTRLIARRFRELGAYSVILPGTASLERIGQENPQGIVLSGGPSSVYDERAPRPAPGVLELDVPILGVCYGMQFLAHEAGGDVKRAGKREYGKADLTRYGGQLFEGIQGEFVAWMSHSDSVTQLPAGYEVVAETEDTPVTAIENPVSRRYGVQFHPEVVHTPKGGQLLANFLKICDVKRDWTAAHIVEELIADVQHQVGDSGRVLLGISGGVDSSTLALLLARAVGERLTAVFIDHGLLRLGEREQVEAALRPLGVNLVTVDAREEFLGSLRGVSDPEQKRKIIGREFIRAFERETAKLGDFDFLAQGTLYPDVIESAGGHHGDKSGAANIKSHHNVGGLPEDLKFKLVEPFRTLFKDEVREIAQLLGLPDHIRMRHPFPGPGLAIRCLGEVTEEKLEILKRVDDIFISGLREFGLYDGCSQALAVLTPIQSVGVMGDERTYSYTVALRAVTTDDYMTAEWARLPYEFLATMSNRIVNQVHEVNRVVYDITGKPPATIEWE